catttgttattataaaaaaaatgttgatgaGAAAAGTGAAAaccattatttgatattattaataaattaatcggaTTTTCTCTACAATCTATTCTTCTcaatttttgttgttttatattaattttattataaatattgaagttgctttatattaattatactatttaatatatctgatTTTTTAACCTtcactaattattatttatagattttaatatcctaaatcaaaatccaaaatttctcaatttttgtttaaaatcaattttaaaaaattgcaatttttcaatttttaataataattgatcaaataataatcaaaattaaaagaatattgaaaatatatttatttttgttaatattttttaatttatttaaaaaaattaatttttacaagaaaatttaactatatgataaatcaaattttttttgttaaagaaagtattaaggaaaattatttttatttttaatgcaaaacTGATATAAATTGGCAAAATATgcaagtgtatatatatataggataacTGATTTCAGTGTATGACAGATGAAAGGATgatcattattaaatgatcattattattgcatactttgtttaattatttcgttcttaaatcaaaaataaaaataattttatagtttttatttattgtttttaatgctTTTCTTagcaaaaaagtttattttataaattaaatattttaaataatgtattaaataaattgaaaaatattagtattttcaatattctcttaatatattgattatctatttaaatgttataataatttatattattttatttttatttgaaagaatctaaataatcattttagttattattaaaataaatattttctaagtttaaaattgctattttctttaaaatttattttttctaaacagATTACAGATTCGTATTcaacgttaaaatttataaaaaatatatattgtagattaaaatatcgaaaaaaaaaaatttgttgaatattctattattcataattgaatGTTTTAACACAAAAtgatttagaattttctaccaaaatataatttttagcaatataaatattgatatataattgaaaatataaaattaatattcaactttaatatataaatatataaaactaaaatattaaatatgtattaaaaatataataacaattaaaaatgtaaatacatttaaattcactcttattctcttattttcttattctctatataaaattcaatatttttaattattaattttaaatattaattaataaaatatgaaaatttcgaaaataattattatacttacttATTTGGTAAATTATGAGAAGTATTCTGTACTTGCAATcccaaattcaataaattagtCAAAATATCAAATCCATTTAatgttcgaaatatattttgatcgaaTACACACTGAAACATTATAAACaacatttgaattaaaatatttaaaaatcttataagtattttataagtattttaaaatatttatcacatttaatagattaaaaaaaaatatataattttctttagaataatatatcttaccGATTTTGAAAAAGCTCTTGTTATTTCACCTAGACAACGTTCTAACGCAGCAATAGCAACGCTTGACCAAGCAGTTTTAGAATGGTTGTTATATAATCGAtctaattctttcaaatttcgacgaaactttgctttattaattgattcaatAGATTGATTTACATCTATTCTATGATTATCTTCCCATTCTTTACCACGTAATGACATTcgttgtttcatttttctacaTCGACGTTTTAAtgctttttgtttttcttttgaagCTTTTATTTCGTtggcattattattttcaatgactGAAATTGGAACATCACGAATTTGAGATATATTAAATCGTTGTAATTCATCTCGTGATGGTTCGCGGCCATCGTGTGTATTTCGTACTGCTTCAAGgtgtatttttccttttaaatgacttaataaatatacttcatttggtatctataaaaaaaatataataaacgtaattattgttcaaattttacaaggaaatttatttaacataacataataataataataataataataataataataataataataataataatataaaataataataaattaaaacttacaaGTGTTCCACATAAAGAACATTGCTTTTGAGCAGGATATGATTTTAATGTAGGTGGAACTTCTTCTGATCTTAGAATTGAAGATTCAACTGCTCTTTGTCGAATatgttctatattttcaacatGTCTTCTAGCTGATTCTTGCTGTTTTTGAgctatttttttctgtaattctTCTTGATTTGCTAACTGTGCTGCATGAAGCGCTGATAAGCGTTCTTCTCTATCTCTGGCTTTTTCTCTTGCTAAttcctataaattatttccaatttaatatcatattaatttattaatcatttatattacatataaatacctgacgttctttttctctttccaattGCATTTTACCAACTCTTTCATCGCGTTCACGACGtgcttgtttcattttttgaatacGTAATTGTCGTTCTGCTTCCAAAGCTCGTCTACGTTCTTCAGCTGCAGCTTCTTTAGCTGCTTTCTCTTCTTGTCGGCGTTGACGCTCTTCTTGAATTCcctagaaaatgataaatttaaaaggatttataatatttttattattaaaaatgtataaatactcATCAGTTACTTGTAAtctttcttcttgttcttgACATAATGCCATAAAATCATGTCTCTTATTTTGTGCTTCAAGTTCattaataaatgcaatttcctttaatttagAATCTTCATCATGAGCTTTTCGAACTATTTCCAATAAATGCTGCGTTCTATTTTCTTctgctttttttaatttcatttccattctgattcttttatcttctattaattgattttttgcaCTTTTAACatcttttactttatttaataattctcgcAATCTTTGcgatttttccattaataatttttgacgtTTATGTTGTGCACAAGCTTGTTTTGCTTGATATCTTCGTAACGTCTCAGGTAATGATCTTTTTCGTGATGGAGATGATAATTTCTGGTGCAATTCTAAAGCTCTACCAGGATGACGAGCAACTAATGCACGTAATTGAGCAAGTGTATCTACGCATTCTGCCCAAGACATTCCTTCtaacatattttcatatctataaaaaattcttttaaaataaatttaatatcatacaaaataaaaaataaaataataaaaatgctaCATACCTATCTTCTAAACTAACATCATCTGGCATTGTATTAGGAGATGTTCTTTGCTCATCTTCTGTTTCAAGTATCATTTCACCATCTGTTTCATCAGTTTCAGTATCAACATCAGTTTCTGTACActctaattctaaaatttgtcTATGTAAAGAAGCTTCTTCATCTGATAATTGTTGTGATCGTTGCGAATCGGCTTCTtcagtttttctttcttcttctaaaattattctctctctttctgcttGAGCAGTCATAAATTGTTGTATACGTTTTTCAAGTAATTCTGCAtcacttttaaaaatagcTGCAATCATTGATgtagaatttatttcgtttaaattaacaGTATTCTTGAAAACTTCTTCTACTTTATCTTTAATGGTTAAGTTTACAACTGATTCGCCTTTGACTTTTTGTACctcattacatatattttttccttctttttctacaatacatttttttttctgtttgttATTTCTATCTGgagttaaacaattttttttattcttttcagaaGGACTTTCGATTGATAATGCTGGTAATGATGTTGCAGTACTTGGTTTGTGAAATCTTGTAGACATATTCAAATTATGTGTACTACCTCTTCTACAACGACTACGAACTGTTTGCCAACCATcagtttcttcttttgttttaatatatgtttgtTTTGTTAATACTTCTACTGAagcatttatatctttattctgatctttttttaatgaactTTGTTCTGAAatctaataaacatttataattatatatattatttattccaattaatattaattacaaaaaaaaaatagtacctTATTGTCAATTGACTGAAATCGTTGTCTAACTATTACAGATGTTCcaggttttattttatttgaaattactgTATTTTTATCACTTAATGTTGTTTtacttctaataaattttggaGTTTCTGAAAGACTTGATTGCTTTGGCTTAACTTTCATTTGTGATACAGTAGAATATGCTggtttatttgtattaattgaatttttaattggattatTGGAAGATGTATCAGatgtagattttattatatttttattatttgtattatcattaacatttaattctctttttaatttttggctaattttattggaaatttttgtaatattttgtatatttttatttactgtagtattactattttcttttgtCACATTATTAGATTCtgtgattttattttctgttattacattttctatatcaatagttttaatattttttcctatgCCATGTCTTTTAACTTTagcattaatttcattttttcctagTCCTAAGTCATTTTTAGGACCTAAtggttttatttgaaaattttgagaattcaatttattttctatattattagatttagaaaattctttttctgttGATGTACAAGTAATCAATTGTACATTCTTATCAGTACAAACTATTTGCTCATTCTTCTCAGTTATTACATCAGAATCCATTACTTTGGTAGTATAATGCAATTCAGTTTTAACTGTTTTTGATGCACCTTTATCCAATTTCCCTTTTATGTCACGAGATGAACTTTCATTTGCTTTTTGGTctgcaataatattattattggtttTAGCAGTTGTATGTTTTACAAaagttttacttatttttattgaagttaatttatctttattcaaaGACTGAATTGCTCCTTTATCGgttgcatttttatatttttcatttgttatattattcttggaaatattacttttattatcttttatcaatttatgcaTAGATTCtccttttatattacaatttacatgatttattttattgtccaCAGTAACAGATTTATTCTCTGAAATAATCTGATCAATAGGACTTCTACAAACTGATTCAGTAGGACTCATTCTTTGCAAAGGACTATTGGATTTTGGAATCATTGTTGAGTTCCAGATTCGACAAGGAGAAGTTTTTCTAACTTCCCAAGCTAAAGGAGTACGTCTTAAAGGAGGAGGTGAATTTTCATAAGCCCACTTAACTTTAAAccattcaattaaattatgaaaatctcTGGTATAATTCTCTAAAACTAATATTACTTCTTTgcattcagaaatattttcatcttcttcgCATGTTTGATAAATACCATCTACTGCTCTTTGTAAATTACCAAATAAAAATGCCCAATATCTTGCCtgtaattctaatataaaaaaaaaaggaaaataatttaaaatttatgaatttgaaatttttaaaaaataataataataaagatattataaatgcaaaatataaaaaatataacattttattagaagtaaatatataacttattaaatttttgattttgataattaataaattttaatttaccagATTTTTTATCTCGACCCGTGGAAGCTGATCTTACTCTGGTTGTTGGTTTCATAGATCTTTTAGAAGTATTTGCTTGTGATACTCTTGGAACACTAGGTGGTTTTTTAGTGATCTTTTCAGTATTATTTGTTCCAACTGGTACATTAAAAGCTATCAAATTTCTTGCTGCCCGACCTTCTTCTTGTATAAGTAATCTTACATCagccatttttaattaaattctataagaaaattataattaaatattatttattcaatttattcaataggtatatatatatatatatatcaaagtaaaaaataaaagaacagATTAAAaagatgttaaatattaaattttaataattcattgatttcattagaaatattgcaaatattatattattcatattattattctattatatttttcatattaaataaaaaatttaaataataataattttaaaaaaaacttatgtacacaattttaattgttttataataaactgattttttattttattgtatttaaggttatattattattatacattctcATTTTAGATatcaaagaaacaaataattattatataaataattatatataaataactaaatcatatataattatatattaataatgttattaatattaatttatttacgatacaattaataaatatatttgtattttcataatctatatatagtatatatactgCGTAAGTATCAAAtcataatgtttatatttttttaattcataacttacctttattataattataattacaaattatcaaaGAACGATTGactacaaattattttcaaataataagaaCTACGAATTgacatttcaataatgatacacgacattttatgataaatatcgtCTAAATTTTGCGGTAGTTTGTTGGTTGCACTGATATTGCTGCATTAAAAACTGCAATCGCGTTATTGAGTTATAAtactcattaaaataatattatattgcattaatactaaaattttatattatttttcattttattaattatacattttaataattcaattaaaaaaatatatgtatttatatttagtatcTTATACACTTATACTTTATAACGTatctaaattgaatttttaaacaacttttattataatttttatcataattttggctttatatttttttaaataatattattataatataatttattaactataataaaaatataataaaaatattatcttattttgaaaataatgtataatatctagataataattttttgatttattaaaaatatatcaaattaataaaaattataatttaaaaagaatagattttattaactgatattttaagaaaaatagtaaaatataattagaaaaatgtttttttttcaaagaattttaaattcttatggttattttagaaatattgaagTAAAAACTACgatgagaataaaattgtccaaatttataataaaaaaagcttataaatgtatatgaattatttaaatttaaaaattttttttacgttgacaataaaaatgatatttagagATATTGTTAAATTGGTTTACGCAGTGAATTCGTATACAGCGCCATCAACGCGTGATAAGATGAATCGCGAGAAGCGGTTGCGAGGGCTGTAACTCACATTTACGtgtggaaatttaattaacactaCGTTACAGTATCTCTTTGGGATTGTAATATAGATCCCAAGCAGATTTTTGAAGTCGGCTGTAAAGCCGATTATCACGAAACACGAAAGTGCTacgaaaataagattaaaaatcgatttcgagGTTTCTAGAAGAAAAGGCTACCATAGAGGCGGACAATCTGCCACACTTTGCGGGGTGACGCGGGGATATTTTCAGATAATCGTACGTATTTTACTGATATATGTAAATCATtcttatttcaaacttttttatataagtgaGAAACTTTGTATACTTTAGTTTTATGTGGTACGTGACTTCGTGTATGAATTCTTTGTTTACGCATATGCAGTAATGCTGCTTTCAACAGCTTTGGAGGTTGGCAGAAATATttcggcaaaaattaaaatattattctattatttgttttcttaataatttatttggttattaatcataatacacaataaatcatttatttaattgtatataataatttaaagattatacgTGTTTCATTATACTTAGCGACAAACTGTCAATTTGcagaaaattaactttaattattagaattattagaattatgagatatttgtataatttaaatttttaaaacttaatttttatttataatgtatatgatatttacaaaaataaaaaatattctttgataacctaaattttcttatgttatcttattaatcttgtttaaactataatattataaataactataatttataaatattttatattttttaatatgtttaattaaaaatatcaatacatttatttatatttatatttttttatattttattataataattttatataggtttcataatcattattttaatgttattttatttatatttatatctatatgaattatatattaaaatacaaaataattttatgtacattTGATTAAGTAAAGcatattaaagattatattattaatttatttgtatctgtattaatgttattaattgtttattataattttatttatatttttatactaaattaatagtaattattgcgtattatttataggatatagtatttatataagtatttatataaaattatttaagtataaGTTTACAAAGTTTTTCAAcatggataaaataattatatttttag
This genomic interval from Apis mellifera strain DH4 linkage group LG7, Amel_HAv3.1, whole genome shotgun sequence contains the following:
- the LOC413873 gene encoding S phase cyclin A-associated protein in the endoplasmic reticulum isoform X3 — encoded protein: MADVRLLIQEEGRAARNLIAFNVPVGTNNTEKITKKPPSVPRVSQANTSKRSMKPTTRVRSASTGRDKKSELQARYWAFLFGNLQRAVDGIYQTCEEDENISECKEVILVLENYTRDFHNLIEWFKVKWAYENSPPPLRRTPLAWEVRKTSPCRIWNSTMIPKSNSPLQRMSPTESVCRSPIDQIISENKSVTVDNKINHVNCNIKGESMHKLIKDNKSNISKNNITNEKYKNATDKGAIQSLNKDKLTSIKISKTFVKHTTAKTNNNIIADQKANESSSRDIKGKLDKGASKTVKTELHYTTKVMDSDVITEKNEQIVCTDKNVQLITCTSTEKEFSKSNNIENKLNSQNFQIKPLGPKNDLGLGKNEINAKVKRHGIGKNIKTIDIENVITENKITESNNVTKENSNTTVNKNIQNITKISNKISQKLKRELNVNDNTNNKNIIKSTSDTSSNNPIKNSINTNKPAYSTVSQMKVKPKQSSLSETPKFIRSKTTLSDKNTVISNKIKPGTSVIVRQRFQSIDNKISEQSSLKKDQNKDINASVEVLTKQTYIKTKEETDGWQTVRSRCRRGSTHNLNMSTRFHKPSTATSLPALSIESPSEKNKKNCLTPDRNNKQKKKCIVEKEGKNICNEVQKVKGESVVNLTIKDKVEEVFKNTVNLNEINSTSMIAAIFKSDAELLEKRIQQFMTAQAERERIILEEERKTEEADSQRSQQLSDEEASLHRQILELECTETDVDTETDETDGEMILETEDEQRTSPNTMPDDVSLEDRYENMLEGMSWAECVDTLAQLRALVARHPGRALELHQKLSSPSRKRSLPETLRRYQAKQACAQHKRQKLLMEKSQRLRELLNKVKDVKSAKNQLIEDKRIRMEMKLKKAEENRTQHLLEIVRKAHDEDSKLKEIAFINELEAQNKRHDFMALCQEQEERLQGIQEERQRRQEEKAAKEAAAEERRRALEAERQLRIQKMKQARRERDERVGKMQLEREKERQELAREKARDREERLSALHAAQLANQEELQKKIAQKQQESARRHVENIEHIRQRAVESSILRSEEVPPTLKSYPAQKQCSLCGTLIPNEVYLLSHLKGKIHLEAVRNTHDGREPSRDELQRFNISQIRDVPISVIENNNANEIKASKEKQKALKRRCRKMKQRMSLRGKEWEDNHRIDVNQSIESINKAKFRRNLKELDRLYNNHSKTAWSSVAIAALERCLGEITRAFSKSCVFDQNIFRTLNGFDILTNLLNLGLQVQNTSHNLPNKSILSVCRVFKLSVNENDANIEAVLSSNKILIILDLLLQHLEIFAKLDDQIQIQEASSNSTGNGIVASSLMQLLCSLVPEEPFEKSALQTRIQDIAGYLVAGGLIDRVSCHSRALIESDFFVEQDHESLVLLSSYDLLFRICCHLKKSTDQEIGIINESNNNVEQTNVESHLLSTLSSTEAAGAISALYAAVALTPQNQKGSSPTPNQTTISQSTRILIVRSLRLLKSIAGLNIQKLQNLLGAEGTSLQWRLITSHVITRLSRDPISHKLEIGSAQNTSSTYILSELFQVLGYFAVNNPENQLILQSAGAGPSVLQQLCTLPFPFYGAPGLTSYIFPTLLAATHQNPEATAILSCELSYQLLEEYRNSDDGKLNTLVRLLKDSAGP
- the LOC413873 gene encoding S phase cyclin A-associated protein in the endoplasmic reticulum isoform X2; the encoded protein is MADVRLLIQEEGRAARNLIAFNVPVGTNNTEKITKKPPSVPRVSQANTSKRSMKPTTRVRSASTGRDKKSELQARYWAFLFGNLQRAVDGIYQTCEEDENISECKEVILVLENYTRDFHNLIEWFKVKWAYENSPPPLRRTPLAWEVRKTSPCRIWNSTMIPKSNSPLQRMSPTESVCRSPIDQIISENKSVTVDNKINHVNCNIKGESMHKLIKDNKSNISKNNITNEKYKNATDKGAIQSLNKDKLTSIKISKTFVKHTTAKTNNNIIADQKANESSSRDIKGKLDKGASKTVKTELHYTTKVMDSDVITEKNEQIVCTDKNVQLITCTSTEKEFSKSNNIENKLNSQNFQIKPLGPKNDLGLGKNEINAKVKRHGIGKNIKTIDIENVITENKITESNNVTKENSNTTVNKNIQNITKISNKISQKLKRELNVNDNTNNKNIIKSTSDTSSNNPIKNSINTNKPAYSTVSQMKVKPKQSSLSETPKFIRSKTTLSDKNTVISNKIKPGTSVIVRQRFQSIDNKISEQSSLKKDQNKDINASVEVLTKQTYIKTKEETDGWQTVRSRCRRGSTHNLNMSTRFHKPSTATSLPALSIESPSEKNKKNCLTPDRNNKQKKKCIVEKEGKNICNEVQKVKGESVVNLTIKDKVEEVFKNTVNLNEINSTSMIAAIFKSDAELLEKRIQQFMTAQAERERIILEEERKTEEADSQRSQQLSDEEASLHRQILELECTETDVDTETDETDGEMILETEDEQRTSPNTMPDDVSLEDRIFYRYENMLEGMSWAECVDTLAQLRALVARHPGRALELHQKLSSPSRKRSLPETLRRYQAKQACAQHKRQKLLMEKSQRLRELLNKVKDVKSAKNQLIEDKRIRMEMKLKKAEENRTQHLLEIVRKAHDEDSKLKEIAFINELEAQNKRHDFMALCQEQEERLQGIQEERQRRQEEKAAKEAAAEERRRALEAERQLRIQKMKQARRERDERVGKMQLEREKERQELAREKARDREERLSALHAAQLANQEELQKKIAQKQQESARRHVENIEHIRQRAVESSILRSEEVPPTLKSYPAQKQCSLCGTLIPNEVYLLSHLKGKIHLEAVRNTHDGREPSRDELQRFNISQIRDVPISVIENNNANEIKASKEKQKALKRRCRKMKQRMSLRGKEWEDNHRIDVNQSIESINKAKFRRNLKELDRLYNNHSKTAWSSVAIAALERCLGEITRAFSKSCVFDQNIFRTLNGFDILTNLLNLGLQVQNTSHNLPNNILSVCRVFKLSVNENDANIEAVLSSNKILIILDLLLQHLEIFAKLDDQIQIQEASSNSTGNGIVASSLMQLLCSLVPEEPFEKSALQTRIQDIAGYLVAGGLIDRVSCHSRALIESDFFVEQDHESLVLLSSYDLLFRICCHLKKSTDQEIGIINESNNNVEQTNVESHLLSTLSSTEAAGAISALYAAVALTPQNQKGSSPTPNQTTISQSTRILIVRSLRLLKSIAGLNIQKLQNLLGAEGTSLQWRLITSHVITRLSRDPISHKLEIGSAQNTSSTYILSELFQVLGYFAVNNPENQLILQSAGAGPSVLQQLCTLPFPFYGAPGLTSYIFPTLLAATHQNPEATAILSCELSYQLLEEYRNSDDGKLNTLVRLLKDSAGP
- the LOC413873 gene encoding S phase cyclin A-associated protein in the endoplasmic reticulum isoform X4, with product MADVRLLIQEEGRAARNLIAFNVPVGTNNTEKITKKPPSVPRVSQANTSKRSMKPTTRVRSASTGRDKKSELQARYWAFLFGNLQRAVDGIYQTCEEDENISECKEVILVLENYTRDFHNLIEWFKVKWAYENSPPPLRRTPLAWEVRKTSPCRIWNSTMIPKSNSPLQRMSPTESVCRSPIDQIISENKSVTVDNKINHVNCNIKGESMHKLIKDNKSNISKNNITNEKYKNATDKGAIQSLNKDKLTSIKISKTFVKHTTAKTNNNIIADQKANESSSRDIKGKLDKGASKTVKTELHYTTKVMDSDVITEKNEQIVCTDKNVQLITCTSTEKEFSKSNNIENKLNSQNFQIKPLGPKNDLGLGKNEINAKVKRHGIGKNIKTIDIENVITENKITESNNVTKENSNTTVNKNIQNITKISNKISQKLKRELNVNDNTNNKNIIKSTSDTSSNNPIKNSINTNKPAYSTVSQMKVKPKQSSLSETPKFIRSKTTLSDKNTVISNKIKPGTSVIVRQRFQSIDNKISEQSSLKKDQNKDINASVEVLTKQTYIKTKEETDGWQTVRSRCRRGSTHNLNMSTRFHKPSTATSLPALSIESPSEKNKKNCLTPDRNNKQKKKCIVEKEGKNICNEVQKVKGESVVNLTIKDKVEEVFKNTVNLNEINSTSMIAAIFKSDAELLEKRIQQFMTAQAERERIILEEERKTEEADSQRSQQLSDEEASLHRQILELECTETDVDTETDETDGEMILETEDEQRTSPNTMPDDVSLEDRIFYRYENMLEGMSWAECVDTLAQLRALVARHPGRALELHQKLSSPSRKRSLPETLRRYQAKQACAQHKRQKLLMEKSQRLRELLNKVKDVKSAKNQLIEDKRIRMEMKLKKAEENRTQHLLEIVRKAHDEDSKLKEIAFINELEAQNKRHDFMALCQEQEERLQGIQEERQRRQEEKAAKEAAAEERRRALEAERQLRIQKMKQARRERDERVGKMQLEREKERQELAREKARDREERLSALHAAQLANQEELQKKIAQKQQESARRHVENIEHIRQRAVESSILRSEEVPPTLKSYPAQKQCSLCGTLIPNEVYLLSHLKGKIHLEAVRNTHDGREPSRDELQRFNISQIRDVPISVIENNNANEIKASKEKQKALKRRCRKMKQRMSLRGKEWEDNHRIDVNQSIESINKAKFRRNLKELDRLYNNHSKTAWSSVAIAALERCLGEITRAFSKSCVFDQNIFRTLNGFDILTNLLNLGLQVQNTSHNLPNKSILSVCRVFKLSVNENDANIEAVLSSNKILIILDLLLQHLEIFAKLDDQIQIQEASSNSTGNGIVASSLMQLLCSLVPEEPFEKSALQTRIQDIAGEIFEED
- the LOC413873 gene encoding S phase cyclin A-associated protein in the endoplasmic reticulum isoform X1, producing MADVRLLIQEEGRAARNLIAFNVPVGTNNTEKITKKPPSVPRVSQANTSKRSMKPTTRVRSASTGRDKKSELQARYWAFLFGNLQRAVDGIYQTCEEDENISECKEVILVLENYTRDFHNLIEWFKVKWAYENSPPPLRRTPLAWEVRKTSPCRIWNSTMIPKSNSPLQRMSPTESVCRSPIDQIISENKSVTVDNKINHVNCNIKGESMHKLIKDNKSNISKNNITNEKYKNATDKGAIQSLNKDKLTSIKISKTFVKHTTAKTNNNIIADQKANESSSRDIKGKLDKGASKTVKTELHYTTKVMDSDVITEKNEQIVCTDKNVQLITCTSTEKEFSKSNNIENKLNSQNFQIKPLGPKNDLGLGKNEINAKVKRHGIGKNIKTIDIENVITENKITESNNVTKENSNTTVNKNIQNITKISNKISQKLKRELNVNDNTNNKNIIKSTSDTSSNNPIKNSINTNKPAYSTVSQMKVKPKQSSLSETPKFIRSKTTLSDKNTVISNKIKPGTSVIVRQRFQSIDNKISEQSSLKKDQNKDINASVEVLTKQTYIKTKEETDGWQTVRSRCRRGSTHNLNMSTRFHKPSTATSLPALSIESPSEKNKKNCLTPDRNNKQKKKCIVEKEGKNICNEVQKVKGESVVNLTIKDKVEEVFKNTVNLNEINSTSMIAAIFKSDAELLEKRIQQFMTAQAERERIILEEERKTEEADSQRSQQLSDEEASLHRQILELECTETDVDTETDETDGEMILETEDEQRTSPNTMPDDVSLEDRIFYRYENMLEGMSWAECVDTLAQLRALVARHPGRALELHQKLSSPSRKRSLPETLRRYQAKQACAQHKRQKLLMEKSQRLRELLNKVKDVKSAKNQLIEDKRIRMEMKLKKAEENRTQHLLEIVRKAHDEDSKLKEIAFINELEAQNKRHDFMALCQEQEERLQGIQEERQRRQEEKAAKEAAAEERRRALEAERQLRIQKMKQARRERDERVGKMQLEREKERQELAREKARDREERLSALHAAQLANQEELQKKIAQKQQESARRHVENIEHIRQRAVESSILRSEEVPPTLKSYPAQKQCSLCGTLIPNEVYLLSHLKGKIHLEAVRNTHDGREPSRDELQRFNISQIRDVPISVIENNNANEIKASKEKQKALKRRCRKMKQRMSLRGKEWEDNHRIDVNQSIESINKAKFRRNLKELDRLYNNHSKTAWSSVAIAALERCLGEITRAFSKSCVFDQNIFRTLNGFDILTNLLNLGLQVQNTSHNLPNKSILSVCRVFKLSVNENDANIEAVLSSNKILIILDLLLQHLEIFAKLDDQIQIQEASSNSTGNGIVASSLMQLLCSLVPEEPFEKSALQTRIQDIAGYLVAGGLIDRVSCHSRALIESDFFVEQDHESLVLLSSYDLLFRICCHLKKSTDQEIGIINESNNNVEQTNVESHLLSTLSSTEAAGAISALYAAVALTPQNQKGSSPTPNQTTISQSTRILIVRSLRLLKSIAGLNIQKLQNLLGAEGTSLQWRLITSHVITRLSRDPISHKLEIGSAQNTSSTYILSELFQVLGYFAVNNPENQLILQSAGAGPSVLQQLCTLPFPFYGAPGLTSYIFPTLLAATHQNPEATAILSCELSYQLLEEYRNSDDGKLNTLVRLLKDSAGP